The Haliotis asinina isolate JCU_RB_2024 chromosome 3, JCU_Hal_asi_v2, whole genome shotgun sequence genome segment ATTCAGAACGATGTTTGGTTTGGGTTTGGTTGGCTGACAACGTCAAACATTTATGCAGAACGATGTTTCGTTTGGTTTGTTGGCTGACACCCGTCAAACATTTATTCAGAACGATGTAAGGTTTTGGTTTGGTTGGCTGACAACCGTCAAACATTTATGCAGAacgatgttttgttttgtttggtttggttggcTGACAACCGTCAAACATTTATGCAGAACGATGTTTCGTTTGGTTTGTTTGGCTGACAACCGTCAAACATTTATGCAGAACGATGTTTGGtcttggttgttgtttaacgcggcactcagcaatactcaagCTGTGTTTGCGGTGGTCAGCAAGTAATCAGTTGTCAGTAGCCATTTACTGTCGGTGTGCGgtgtaactaaactcactcgctcactactGTCAAATAACTGTTCATCGTTGCGTACCTTAGCAGTGTCAAAAACCTTGAATCTGAGATCCTGATTATGTGTCCAGGCTCGTTAACGTCATACCGGCGATGGGTTTCGCACGACTGTCAAACTGGTATTACATCATGAGGTAGGCACGTCGAGAAAATACTGGCCAAAGTTTACCACGTTTGttgtgatgtaactgaaatactggCCAAAGTTAACGAAGGTTGTTGTGATATAACTGAACTGAATTAACACTGGTCGGTGTAGGTGATCAAGCGAGTCAccaaatctgaccacccgatccacaAATGGCGTACTGAGGTTCTATTCTCAAATGACAACGCTGAGAGTCGAACCGTTACCTATATCAGCAGACATGCAcagacgctcatgctgttgatcaatgggttGTGtggctgccatatagcttgaatattgcggcgtaaaactaaactcactaattcATTTAATTAAAGGgcgatgaggtagcctagtggtataAGTGGTCGCTCATCACCccgaagacacaggttcaagtccacacatgggcacaatgggCACCATTCATGGTGTCCCCAGCAACCATTGCCAAACCTggcataacactaaactcacttaataaaagagagagtgagtgagtgagttaatatttaacgtcacatcggcaatatttaagccatatcgtgacgaaaacattcaacaatgaaaacgaccacatgtacattataaaacctgtcaacgaaatAAAAGAGAGAGGTGGCACAGTTTGGATTAACGTTTTATTGTCGTTAGAGGTACCCCTATTTACAAGGTCGATAGTTAACGCTAGCTAGCCATGCCCACCCTCAACTTGCATTGGCATTGTACATCGCATGATGGGCGGACAGTAAGAAGCAGTAATGCACACTACATACAAGTGCAAAAACACTTACATTCACGGTATAAAACCCTGTGATAATTATCCGTCAGTGATAATACCGTTAAGCATTGCAGACTCGGTAATATATTAGGATGGCTCTACTTACATTCCTAAACTGCACACTCGTGACGTATTGACAACTGAATAGCCTGTTTGAGAGCAATAATACCTGTACAGAGTGTGTATATTCCCATACAGATATAGAAGTAATGACAACGTTTCACTGTTGACGTTACTTTGACGACACTAAGGGTATCTGTGTTGTTAGTGTAGGAATTTATATAACTGCCCTCATCAAAAAGCAGCTCATGGATTAACAATTTGTGAATCAATGATACATCAgtcaacatgaaacaacatttagtgttgaTGTTTGTAAGGTACGCTCGGTTACAAAATGTATCGTTACAAAATAAATAGATCCCAGGTGTGGTAGGTTTGTCTTTTTCAAACAGCAAGTTAAGGCACAATAATGTATGAAGTATGAAGTTAAAAGGCACAAAAACCCATATGTTACAAAACTGACATCAACATTGTCTATATATAAGGCACATCCATTAGTTAAAATTGAGAAACGATTCGGTGACATTTAGCAAAACATATAAACTAAAAACACCGGCTGGTTCAGGTCTGAGGTGTTTAGCGTCTGCAAAAAAGAAAATTCATAAACCCCGGATAAGGCAAAAGAGAACTTGGCTTAACTAATACACAGAGTTCAAGGAACAAGGAACAAGGGAAGAGATAGTCCATACGTGGAAAACGAGTTTCTctattcaaaacaaaaaagtaGAAATTTACAGAACCAAATATGTGTGAATATAAATAGAAGACAAAGGGAATCCTGAATACTTGTAAAGTATTGTTAATGTCACTAGAATTTAGGAACTGTCCTAGATTCGGTAATCACAGGTTCCACTTTTAATGCTCTCGTAATTGAAGAAAAAAGCACTGACAAGAGGAAAGACGCTAAACAGAAACGGAGAACGacaaaacagtttatcaaaagttggAATGGACATAACGGATCTCAAAACGAATGAAGcaaatttacattttttacAAAGTCTACGAAACTAATTGGAGATGAGTGATAAATGCATGGATTATGTTGTAATGGACGTCAAACACCCCTAATTAACATAATTGTCCTGATCAGATCATTAGCATAATGGACTAACCCTTAAAGTAGTTTGCATAGAACATCAAAGGCCAATCAGTCATTTTAAGTTGACGTTATTTGGTATGCTCATCTCCATGCTACTTATGAAAAGTGACATCATTAAGGAGAATGAAGAACAAGAAATGAATTAATTAACAAATAAAGTGGCAAACGGTAAACCTAGGTCTTTTAGTAAATATGATAACTAAACGCAAGGTCTTCTTGGTCGACAATGCGACTTACTGTCATGTCTGTATATGTCTTTAATGACCTGCGCACAGTTTGATTGTACTCTAGTAATACGAGCAGTGTTATTTTAAGCCACAAACGTACATTACCCTCACATTTGTGCAACAACAAAGACTAACACAGGTTTTCATTACAATCCCATCTTGATGGACATGGCCGTGGCAACTATCAGAAGCACTGAAGAGGTCCAAGCATTTACAACGGAACTGCCGCTTGTTTTATATTTCAAAGTATGACTGCAGTTGCTGCCATTCACCACTGAACCACTATTTGCGGATTTGGAAGAAAGATAAAGAACAAAACTAATTTCAGTGTTTGAGTATCGATCAAGCAGAAGCCCGCTGATGTCCCATATGTGATTTTCAAAATCATCGGTTAGGTCAATTGTTGTATCATTTCCAAACATTTCTGTGTCACTGGCCGAAACAAAGCCGAGGCTAATTTCACATGTTTGGTTGACATTTCCGGGCTGGGTGCGGCACATGGTGACGACGGCTTCTCTTCTGTTCCACGTCATCTCACCGTCGTGTTTGATGGATACCTTGGGGGCGAACATTGCTCTTGGGGGGACAGCCCTGAAAGATCAAGTtaaagatgtttacaagaataCCGTGTTTCCATCGCAGTAGGTAATTAGGTAAGAATAGGCGTTTCTGTTTTGCGATCGGTCAAACGCAGAAATTGGGTTACACGCTACCAGAATATTAAAGAGACGCAGGAAGTGTACAGAAGTTTGTCTTACCCATTCGTGTAGACGATATCAGGTGACCATACCGCACTCACATTGGCAGTGATCTCCTGAACCTGGTAGGGGTACCAAGCTAAACGCTTGTCTTTCCACATCTGATAAGAAAGAAAGGATGCTATAGCCCAAATACAGAACAAATACTATACTTGAGAGGTGATGCAGTAGTATAATCACGTTAATCAGCAACCATTGAGGAAACATTGTGAAACAAGTATTGCacctgaaaaatatcaaatatctttttaaaaaagaaactttacatCATGTTATTTTGGGGTTTACTCACTGAGCCCATAAAACTGAATCAAACATTGTTGCTTTGCTCAATtacaatgttaaaatcatcactttacaaattttcaaaacatgattatCCAGAATGTGTTTGGTAAAAGCCACTTGGTCAGAGTAATCTTGGTCCGGTGTGATCACCATGAGCATCGGTAACAGCTTGGCATCGATGACCCGTAGAAGAATGGAGATGTCGAATGCTGATTTGACTCTTGGTGAAGTGCTGTGAGCAGTTCTTGTAGTGTCTTTGGTGGCGGATCACGCTGACTCAAGCGTATATCAAGAGTATCCCATCGATGTTGACTGGGCCTCAAACCGGGTGACCGAGAAGGCCAAGGGAACACCTGAACGTTGCTGCAGGAAGTCCCGTCAAACTCGTGCAACGTGAGGTCAAGCATTGTCATGATCCAAAGATCAaccgttgacgttgatgaagggAACGACATGACGCTGAACTGGTCTTTTGGCAATAAGTTTGGTTTTCTATAGCACTGTCTGGTCAGCGATTCGGCTCTGTCCAGCAATTTGAATTGTTGATGTAGCCGTGGGGTTTGAATGATGATGTCTCTTATCCGCATGTAGCGATCCTGGGTGGAGACTGTAACTCTAGGTTGACCTGACCCGAATCTGTCATTAACACTGCCAATATTGTTGTATCGGCTCCATGGGTTTGAAATGGTCTGTGTTGACACACTGAAGTGCTTTGCTACCTCATGCCGCGATGCCAATCTTTGTAAACGGCGGATGACATTGTGTCGTACCATGCGTTTCTGTCAGTCTTTTCATTCTCTTGTCGTCTATACTGGCGTACAGCACCACTGATGAAGTCTTTTTGAAGCCTACAGTCATAGGCTTAAGCTCAGGGTGACATACTATTTCATGATGTACGTGCGGTACATGTACAGTAAGGATTCATGGCTGAGTGTACCCTTATGCTTTTCTTCAACGTTTCTTTTTCCAAACGTTTTGTCCCCTGCATGTATGATTCAGTATGGATTAATCGTCCATACGTTGACGTCTTCACACGGGCTTTTGGAGATTCTTGAGATGCATATGTACGTTTGTATAAAGTAGAAGACACACTAGTTTGAATGTCACCTTTTTCATTGACCATTCACCAAATAAAAACCCAGAAACTTTGGGTATACAATAAAGGAGAAGTTAAAATCCACAATAGCTTCTGTTACAATGTTTTTAAGCAAATCTGTTTAATACGTCATTCGTTTATACATTCATTCTGCTCTTCTAACGGTGCCTACCTGAATATGGAACTTATTGACTGAACACATGACACGGGTGACAAGCAGTTGGTCAATCGTTAACTGAACTGGAGTACCCGGTGTCATCTGATCAAATTCTCACTCTCCTttccgtttgtttgttgttaaactcagaacccagcaatattacatctatatggtggcggttcgTTTGGACTAGTTAATACAGTGACTGAaatgagcaccaatctacgcCTGAACACGTAGGAAGTGGCTTACGATTTTCAAGTCCAGCAGTGACTCCATCTCTCGCCTCTGGAGGTCCAGATCCCGTATGTGGTATAACGTGGCCTCGACTGTCACCAGGACAGGGTTGGGGAAGTTATCTGGTGGGCGGACTCTTTCATTGTACTTGTGAAAGATGGTAGAGTAGATCTGGGCCGCCTCTTCTTGAAATGCATCGGGGTCGTTTTTGTCTCTTTCCTGCGCCACAGTGCCGTAGATACTGAAGCAGCAAAAGCAAATACGATTAGGGATATCGCTCATACCGCGGTCACACGaaatgtgaatgagtgaatggaGTTTgatgccacaatcagcaatattccaaccattcACGCCCGAATCTTTATACACATTAGATCAAGGTTCAGAGACTCATCACAAGGCTTTATTCCATTCGCGTCTTGTGAAATAAGAGCGAATAAACAGGTATGATAAAAGCCGAGACCCTTGTAAATTCACGAATATGTCAGAAGAAAACTATCAACAGAAAGGTATAATAACTTATCGCAACTCCTTCTACTTCCATATGAAAAACGTCCATGGGGTCATGTGATAGATGTAAACAGAGTAAAATAGAAGAAACCATTTACTCAATGACACCGGGTGTTAGAGGAGCGGATGAAGATTTTTCCCTGTACTAGTGCACTAGTTGTTAATGAGGATGCACTAAGCACTAATACTTTACTTAGACAGGGATAATCTGAGTCAATGTctagctttacagtttatagaTGGAAGGCATGATATTTAAGGACGTCTATGGATTGGGTTATTTTTTGCATATGTTTTGTACGTAACAATTACTCTAAAAAATGACGATTCAGGAACCTACACTAATAAATCAAAGAACGTCTGGAGTTGGAGAAACAGATGTGCCTGTCAGTCCCTGTACATGTTAATGTCTAGGGTTATCCAACCTTACAAGTGCTTAAATGACTGTTAAGTGGGTGATGACGGAGACTGAAGTGGCATGGTGGTAGACAAATTGAAAAATGTATATGCATAATTTGATGGCTAGAGAATGTCAACCTTTGGTAAATATAGACACCAAACACTGAATGCACCGACTAGTCTGGTCAAACGATGAATGTCTTCACCAACTATTCTGCttaaaactgaacaaaatacTTTAAAAATCACAGTAGTTTTGCATGCCTCATATATCTAAAAAAATAGCTTCTAAGTTATTCACTATCACCAAAGCTCCTAAAATACATATGGCGCGTAACATTTttggttcagtatatataaatacattttataGTATCAGGTATACTGGAACTCGTATACTATTATCTCGTCTGGTAGAAACATTATATGGGTAGTGCATTTATCGGCCCTGTAAAGAGCAGGAACAGAAGACCTTAACGAGTAATGTCAGGGCAAAGTATATCATCTAACCCAGCCGTATGTAAGACATATCCATCCAGCAGGTGCGCTGTCCGTCATTCGCCTTGTACACATACACAAGTCCACTCAGCATTGCTGATGTTTAAATGCATCATTGATTGAGATAATTGGCGATATTTGTTCCCGACGTCCGACATGCATGAAGATGGGGCCCTGTATTGGTTTATATGTCTATTATGGCCGATGGATTCCGTGATGGGCCACCTAACCTCTCACGATGAACACAAAACCCTGTTCTGTTTGAGCACGACAAACAAACCCTCATCCTTCTCAATGGGTAATTGGACACGCAAAGGGATCTTCCCTTCCCAAAAGAGCAATGgtagacattttgaaattgtcagTGGGACAGTACCTCATTAGGCAGTACTCTCATTACATGCTTGTGAGAATAGGAGGGTGGAGCAAATCTGTCACTGTATGGTTCTCTGTTTTCGTAATATCACAGAGAGCATTACAAGAAGCCAGGTGACACGAGCGGCATCATGCTTCAAAGCAGTGACAGAAAACATCAAAGATATCATATTTTCAGTGAGCCTCGACACTATGTGATTATTTATATAACGTTAACCCGTAGCGTTAATCGGAATCTGACTAATCCGGATTCCTGTCAATACTGGACATACTAACGGGTCTATACATGAGATCAGAAAGACTAATAGTTCTATAGCTTTCTccttataatataataatagtaATCCAACAGAAATAGAGCTAAATAGTGTGTTAATTGGAGTTATTCACATGTTCTGCGTTTGTGCTCGAACATTTACACAtattgaagatccgggtaagacctggatttcagcaacccatgcttgtttcagGAGCAATGGGTTCGGgaggtcagggtcgctgactagGTTaacgacacatgtcatcgtatcctaattgcttTGATGGATACTCAtcctgctgatcactggatggtctagTTAggacgattatttacagatcgccgccattagctggaatattgctttgtacagcgttaaacagcaaacaaaccaaacaaaatctAAAATTTAGAACAATGTCGCAAAAAGTTACATACGAGCTGAGCCAGTGATCTTGCGTCTAATACACTATTAAAATTGTACATGAATGGTCATAAATATAAACTTATCTTTCACTAATGTATGAAAcgagaatatttttttttcataaaagtgTTTAACTTGGTCATAGAATACCGGTAATGTACAATCCACATGACACGAGTAAACGTCCTTACTAAAATAGAACCAAGTAGTAGTCAAGACGTCGTCATTTCACTGAAAAACAGAAACTGCTGTTAAACTGATACAAGCAACGACTATTCTGATACACATCTGATAACATCTAATGATAGAACCACAAGTCTAGCTCTGCACTGTCAGCAGTTTTCTGCAATCTTAAgtatgtttcaaaataacaccGCCAACATGCGAGCTTaaactagaaaaacaaatatcaGCGTCGAAAGTAAACAAACGATGGTCATATGTAAACTTTCTATTTAATGCGCATGATATATGAGGCCAAATATATTACTCTCACATTGTTGTGTCGAACTTTGATGATTACACTCACCCGACCTTGCGTCGAACTTAAATGTTTACACTCACACACTGCTGTGTCGAACTTTGATGTTTACACTTACACACTGTTGAGTCAAACCTTGATGTTTACACCCACATACTGTTGTATAAAACCTTGATGTTTATACTCACACACTGTTGTGTTGAACTTTAATGTTTACACTCATACACTGCTGTGTCCTTTCATATCATTGTAaacatcttttcctgttgttaGCTTGGTCCATTTATGTTCTATATTCCAAGCCGTTAACATGATGGTGTTATTAAATAGTTGGTGAAGACATTTGCAAATGGAAATCTCTAGACTGGCATATCTGACGATCCATTTTCTGGTATTCCACATGAACAGAATcttcatccagctgaactggtgCAAACATTAAAATGTTAGAAAAGAGTGGAGACAGTGCGTGCGATTACCCTAAAACTTCATATACGATATTATGTACAGCTTTGCAAATAAACCACTTTCACGTCAACCAAAACAGGACCTAAATCATTTATATGCCACAAGAACTTCGTCTCGCACCATATAATATGTTCACGTCTACCGATGTCATGGTAAAGCCGATTGCATAGTGTACGAACACCATCTCCATAATACCAAATCAGGAGATCTCAGGAATAACCCATGAACTGTCGAGCGTTTGAGGAATAGAGCGAAACCCGAGCCAGTTTCactttttcacttttttcaatAAATAGGCGATATGGGCTATCCTCTGACATTAACCAACAAAATGTATTTCCGTAACGTTCAAGAAGGTCAATTGTCACATTTATTAAACTTTGTGAAATGTACCCTGCTGACTGTTTAAGTGATAAAAAGTACACGAGGGAAAGTGTGTTAAGTACCGATGTTCCGATCTATTTTAGGCCGTACGTAACTAACTGATCAACCAGAATCCGTCAAGGCCTGAAATCCCGCGTTCGGTTATGTCCGTAAATAAATAACGATAATGCCAGCGCCATCTGCAGTCAGACTGATGGACGACCAGTAACCAGATCAGCAGGTCAGCTCGAGTTCACATCGGCTACTGGTGTAATTGGTATAGTCTGCTAACTAACATCGTCATATAAGTCATATAAGTGCGCATAAAGTGACTAAGAGGTGTCTTGATGATGCCAAGA includes the following:
- the LOC137277869 gene encoding neuronal acetylcholine receptor subunit alpha-6-like yields the protein MTTFIVVFTIGIFLGNSIYGTVAQERDKNDPDAFQEEAAQIYSTIFHKYNERVRPPDNFPNPVLVTVEATLYHIRDLDLQRREMESLLDLKIMWKDKRLAWYPYQVQEITANVSAVWSPDIVYTNGAVPPRAMFAPKVSIKHDGEMTWNRREAVVTMCRTQPGNVNQTCEISLGFVSASDTEMFGNDTTIDLTDDFENHIWDISGLLLDRYSNTEISFVLYLSSKSANSGSVVNGSNCSHTLKYKTSGSSVVNAWTSSVLLIVATAMSIKMGL